A stretch of the Candidatus Methylomirabilota bacterium genome encodes the following:
- a CDS encoding SDR family NAD(P)-dependent oxidoreductase produces MRLRGRRVLVTGAASGIGLAITRLFRAEGARVAMLDRDAAGLEKAHADGAVTATCDVADERQVRDAVARAVTTLGGLDGVVNSAGIDLMRPFEQMTAAEWARILAVDLTGPMLVCHAALPALKRAGRGTIVNIASGAALRPLEQRTAYCAAKAGLVMFGKTLAVDLAADRIRVNAICPGIIDTPLFRSSWEGAADPEAELARILDRYVIKRPGQPEEIAQAALYLTSDESSFVTGAALAVDGGRTFH; encoded by the coding sequence GTGAGGCTCCGCGGGCGCCGGGTGCTCGTGACCGGCGCCGCCTCGGGCATCGGGCTGGCGATCACGCGGCTCTTCCGGGCGGAAGGCGCTCGCGTGGCCATGCTCGATCGCGACGCGGCGGGGCTCGAGAAGGCGCATGCGGACGGCGCGGTCACCGCGACCTGCGACGTGGCCGACGAGCGCCAGGTGCGGGACGCCGTCGCGCGGGCGGTGACCACGCTGGGCGGGCTCGACGGGGTCGTCAACAGCGCGGGGATCGATCTGATGCGGCCGTTCGAGCAGATGACCGCGGCGGAATGGGCGCGCATCCTGGCGGTGGACCTCACGGGGCCGATGCTCGTGTGCCACGCCGCGCTGCCCGCGCTCAAGCGGGCTGGCCGCGGGACCATCGTGAACATCGCCTCCGGCGCGGCGCTGCGCCCGCTCGAGCAGCGGACGGCCTACTGCGCGGCGAAGGCGGGGCTCGTCATGTTCGGCAAGACGCTGGCGGTGGACCTGGCCGCCGACCGCATCCGGGTCAACGCCATCTGCCCGGGCATCATCGACACCCCGCTGTTCCGGTCATCGTGGGAAGGCGCGGCCGATCCGGAGGCCGAGCTGGCGCGCATCCTCGACCGCTACGTGATCAAGCGGCCGGGCCAGCCCGAGGAGATCGCGCAGGCCGCGCTCTATCTCACCAGCGACGAGTCGTCGTTCGTGACCGGCGCCGCGCTGGCCGTCGACGGCGGGCGCACGTTTCACTGA
- a CDS encoding SDR family NAD(P)-dependent oxidoreductase: MAALREMRFTGRIAVVSGAANGIGRASALRLAREGADLVVVDREGDALLSVAREIEAAGRQVLPITADWTDQRAVAEAFAAIRRRFGRIDVLFNNVGQSARERASEFHASEEATWRFVIEVSLLATMRATRLAVEEMRARRSGRIVNMSTESAFYGDVGFVDYSAAKMGVVGFTRSLARELAPFQVNVNAVCPGAIRTRAHDRLPREVIDRVRNSVPMGYVAEPEDVAGVVAFLASDDARYITGQSILIDGGRWMI; this comes from the coding sequence ATGGCAGCTTTGAGGGAAATGCGGTTCACCGGCCGGATCGCGGTCGTCTCCGGCGCGGCCAACGGCATCGGCCGGGCCAGCGCGCTGCGCCTCGCCCGCGAGGGCGCCGACCTGGTGGTGGTCGATCGGGAGGGCGACGCGCTCCTGAGCGTGGCCCGGGAGATCGAGGCCGCCGGGCGGCAGGTGCTGCCGATCACCGCGGACTGGACCGATCAGCGCGCGGTGGCCGAGGCCTTTGCGGCCATCCGCCGGCGCTTCGGCCGCATCGACGTCCTGTTCAACAACGTCGGCCAGTCCGCCCGCGAGCGGGCCAGCGAGTTCCACGCCTCCGAGGAAGCGACGTGGCGCTTCGTCATCGAGGTCTCGCTGCTCGCGACCATGCGGGCCACCCGTCTGGCCGTCGAGGAGATGCGCGCGCGTCGCAGCGGGCGCATCGTCAACATGTCCACCGAGTCGGCGTTCTACGGCGACGTCGGCTTCGTGGACTACTCGGCGGCCAAGATGGGGGTGGTCGGGTTCACTCGCTCGCTGGCCCGCGAGCTGGCCCCGTTCCAGGTCAACGTCAATGCGGTGTGCCCCGGGGCCATCCGCACGCGCGCCCACGACCGGCTGCCGCGCGAGGTGATCGACCGGGTGCGGAACAGCGTGCCGATGGGCTACGTGGCCGAGCCCGAGGACGTGGCCGGCGTGGTCGCCTTCCTGGCCAGCGACGACGCGCGCTACATCACCGGCCAGTCGATCCTGATCGATGGCGGCCGCTGGATGATCTGA
- a CDS encoding ABC transporter permease produces MTAARARTWLLRAWVTLVFAFLMLPVVVIVLASLSRTSYLTVPPRGLTLSWFTKVLSDPEYVHAIVWSVLLALVATAGSLGAGIAASFALIRRRVTGGAGVAALLNAPLVFPGVVVGVALLQFFALIHVNGTFVGLALAHMVITVPYVVRAVTASLQGIDPELENAARVLGASGPVAFFTVTLPLIRPGVAAGALFSFIVSFDNVPVSIFLLGAGQMTLPVKIFTAIEYGVDPSIAAVSTLLIVVTGLGLAVAERWIGFHRFV; encoded by the coding sequence GTGACCGCGGCCCGCGCGCGGACGTGGCTGCTGCGGGCGTGGGTCACCCTCGTCTTCGCCTTCCTCATGCTGCCGGTGGTGGTGATCGTGCTCGCCTCGCTCAGCCGGACCTCCTACCTGACCGTCCCGCCGCGCGGCCTGACCCTGAGCTGGTTCACCAAGGTCCTGAGCGACCCGGAGTACGTGCACGCCATCGTCTGGAGCGTCCTGCTCGCGCTCGTGGCCACCGCGGGATCGCTCGGGGCCGGGATCGCCGCGTCCTTCGCCCTCATCCGGCGCCGGGTGACGGGCGGCGCCGGCGTCGCCGCGCTGCTGAACGCGCCGCTCGTGTTCCCCGGCGTGGTGGTCGGGGTGGCCTTGCTGCAGTTCTTCGCGCTGATCCATGTCAACGGCACCTTCGTCGGGCTGGCGCTCGCCCACATGGTCATCACGGTGCCGTACGTGGTGCGGGCGGTGACCGCGAGCCTGCAGGGCATCGACCCCGAGCTGGAGAACGCGGCGCGGGTTCTGGGCGCGAGCGGGCCGGTGGCATTCTTCACGGTCACCCTGCCCCTCATCCGGCCGGGGGTGGCGGCGGGCGCGCTGTTCTCGTTCATCGTGTCGTTCGACAACGTGCCGGTGTCGATCTTCCTGCTCGGCGCCGGCCAGATGACCCTGCCGGTGAAGATCTTCACCGCCATCGAGTACGGGGTCGATCCGTCGATCGCCGCGGTCTCGACCCTGCTGATCGTCGTCACCGGGCTCGGGCTGGCGGTGGCCGAGCGCTGGATCGGCTTCCACCGCTTCGTCTGA
- a CDS encoding SDR family NAD(P)-dependent oxidoreductase: MPGRLEGRIAVITGGGSGIGRACALRFASEGATVCVADLDKGGAEETARCVEALGRKALALQTDITAEAANDAMIAACVQAFGAVDVLVAAAGVGSPRPDAASTKPFTMLDMPIDRFRSVIDVNLYGVIFSNRAAARWMVANRRGGSLINLGSIMSRMPSAGGAYSISKAGVWMATKCLAQELARNGIRVNAIGPGFIETPMTAPLRSDADRSRWAMGLTPMGRYGTVDEVAATALFLASDDAAFFTGEILHPSGGVFVG, from the coding sequence ATGCCCGGACGGCTCGAAGGCAGGATCGCAGTCATCACCGGTGGCGGCAGCGGCATCGGCCGCGCCTGCGCGCTCCGCTTCGCCTCGGAGGGCGCGACGGTGTGCGTCGCCGACCTCGACAAAGGCGGTGCGGAGGAGACCGCGCGTTGCGTCGAGGCGTTGGGCCGCAAGGCCCTGGCGCTTCAGACCGACATCACCGCGGAGGCGGCCAACGACGCGATGATCGCGGCCTGCGTGCAGGCGTTCGGCGCGGTGGACGTGCTGGTGGCCGCCGCCGGCGTGGGGAGCCCGCGGCCGGACGCGGCGTCCACCAAGCCGTTCACCATGCTCGACATGCCGATCGACCGCTTCCGCTCGGTGATCGACGTGAATCTCTACGGGGTGATCTTCTCGAACCGCGCGGCGGCCCGCTGGATGGTCGCCAACCGGCGGGGCGGCAGCCTGATCAACCTGGGCTCGATCATGTCGCGGATGCCGTCGGCGGGCGGCGCCTACAGCATCAGCAAGGCCGGCGTGTGGATGGCGACGAAATGCCTGGCGCAGGAGCTGGCGCGGAACGGGATCCGCGTCAACGCCATCGGCCCCGGCTTCATCGAGACGCCGATGACCGCGCCGTTGCGCTCGGACGCCGACCGCAGCCGCTGGGCCATGGGCCTCACGCCGATGGGCCGCTACGGCACGGTGGACGAGGTCGCGGCCACCGCGCTGTTCCTGGCCTCCGACGACGCGGCGTTCTTCACGGGGGAGATCCTGCACCCGTCGGGGGGCGTATTCGTCGGGTGA